The proteins below come from a single Thermopolyspora flexuosa genomic window:
- a CDS encoding PIG-L deacetylase family protein produces the protein MDRLQPVDEAWSRALAVVAHPDDMEYGAAAAVARWTAQGKTVAYCLVTSGEAGIDSMPPEEARPVREREQREAAALVGVSAVEFLGHPDGMLEYGLPLRRDIARAIRRHRPEVVIMTNHHPTFEGGGLNQADHIAVGQAVIDAVRDAANRWVFRELLTEGLEPWNGVRMVLASGSPYARHGVDVTDHFAAGVASLKAHAAYLKGLGDAHPMADAEEFLEAMARATGTRLGCRFAAAFEVIEFG, from the coding sequence GTGGACAGATTGCAGCCGGTCGACGAGGCGTGGAGTCGCGCGCTCGCCGTGGTCGCGCACCCGGACGACATGGAGTACGGCGCGGCCGCGGCCGTGGCCCGCTGGACCGCGCAGGGCAAGACGGTCGCCTACTGCCTGGTGACGAGCGGCGAGGCCGGGATCGACTCGATGCCTCCGGAGGAGGCGCGCCCGGTCCGGGAGCGGGAACAGCGGGAGGCGGCCGCCCTCGTCGGCGTCTCCGCCGTGGAGTTCCTCGGCCACCCGGACGGCATGCTCGAGTACGGCCTGCCGCTGCGGCGTGACATCGCCCGGGCGATCCGCCGCCACCGCCCCGAGGTGGTGATCATGACGAACCACCACCCGACGTTCGAGGGCGGCGGGCTCAACCAGGCCGACCACATCGCCGTGGGCCAGGCGGTGATCGACGCGGTGCGGGACGCGGCCAACCGGTGGGTGTTCCGCGAACTGCTCACCGAGGGCCTGGAGCCGTGGAACGGGGTGCGCATGGTGCTCGCCAGCGGCTCGCCGTACGCCCGGCACGGGGTCGACGTCACCGACCACTTCGCCGCCGGTGTCGCGTCGCTCAAGGCGCACGCGGCGTACCTGAAGGGCCTCGGCGACGCCCACCCCATGGCCGACGCCGAGGAGTTCCTGGAGGCGATGGCCCGCGCCACCGGCACCCGCCTCGGCTGCCGCTTCGCCGCCGCCTTCGAGGTCATCGAGTTCGGCTGA
- a CDS encoding metallophosphoesterase, producing MGHHVRVRKAVAVPLSVLGVGVAGLAYASIVERNWFRLRRFDVPVLEPGRRPIRILHLSDLHLTPGRRRLIEWVRSLEALRPDLVVNTGDTIAHPDAIPAYLRAVEPLLSRPGVFVYGSNDLYAPRFKNPARYLWRTSKRDVLREEPSLPWEELGASMTAAGWLDLNNRVARIKVGDLDVHVGGIHDSHIDRDRYDEIAGQAPGDADLRLGVMHSPEPRNLTRFAEDGYDLLLAGHTHGGQLCVPFYGALVTNCGIDRARAKGLHRHGSAWLHVSAGLGTSPYAPVRFSCPPEATLLTLVARPPKRRGTSTSRVR from the coding sequence ATGGGGCATCATGTTCGGGTGAGGAAAGCCGTGGCCGTTCCCTTGTCCGTGCTGGGCGTCGGCGTCGCCGGTCTCGCCTACGCGTCGATCGTCGAGCGCAACTGGTTCCGGCTGCGCCGGTTCGACGTACCCGTGCTCGAGCCGGGACGCCGGCCGATCCGCATCCTGCACCTGTCGGACCTGCACCTCACCCCGGGCCGCAGGCGGCTGATCGAGTGGGTGCGGTCGCTCGAGGCGCTCCGCCCCGACCTGGTGGTGAACACCGGGGACACGATCGCCCACCCGGACGCCATCCCGGCCTACCTGCGGGCCGTGGAGCCGCTGCTGTCCCGTCCGGGCGTGTTCGTGTACGGCTCGAACGACCTGTACGCGCCGCGGTTCAAGAACCCGGCCCGCTACCTGTGGCGGACCTCCAAGCGCGACGTGCTCCGGGAGGAGCCCTCCCTGCCCTGGGAGGAGCTGGGCGCGAGCATGACCGCGGCGGGCTGGCTCGACCTGAACAACCGGGTCGCCCGCATCAAGGTGGGCGACCTCGACGTGCACGTCGGCGGCATCCACGACTCGCACATCGACCGCGACCGGTACGACGAGATCGCCGGCCAGGCGCCCGGGGACGCCGACCTGCGCCTCGGCGTGATGCACTCGCCCGAGCCGCGCAACCTCACCCGGTTCGCCGAGGACGGCTACGACCTGCTGCTCGCGGGCCACACCCACGGCGGGCAGCTCTGCGTGCCGTTCTACGGCGCCCTCGTCACCAACTGCGGAATCGACCGCGCCCGGGCCAAGGGCCTGCACCGGCACGGCTCCGCCTGGCTGCACGTTTCCGCAGGTCTGGGCACCTCGCCGTACGCCCCGGTCCGGTTCTCCTGCCCGCCGGAGGCCACCCTCCTCACCCTCGTCGCCCGCCCGCCGAAAAGGAGAGGCACGAGCACCTCCAGAGTCCGGTAG
- a CDS encoding collagen-like protein produces the protein MRTRSILAATIGAAALLAAVPVGAAMADPGDHRHGRSHSRPIAKPTATAKPTAKPTVGAGDTYTLCVNKYNGSIRVPTRFKPCNRKENKITLLTQQAVGKLVGPQGPQGPEGPQGPKGEKGDPGPQGPQGPKGDPGPQGPKGEKGDKGDTPVINSLEIDLGKMLGRYSCANISSNPAVLKFGNCKKV, from the coding sequence ATGCGTACCCGAAGCATCCTTGCCGCGACCATCGGTGCCGCCGCACTGCTGGCGGCCGTTCCGGTGGGGGCCGCCATGGCGGACCCCGGTGACCACCGCCACGGCCGTTCCCACTCGAGGCCGATCGCCAAGCCCACGGCGACCGCGAAGCCGACCGCGAAGCCCACGGTCGGCGCCGGTGACACCTACACGCTCTGCGTCAACAAGTACAACGGCTCGATCCGGGTGCCCACGCGCTTCAAGCCGTGCAACCGCAAGGAGAACAAGATCACGCTGCTGACCCAGCAGGCGGTCGGCAAGCTGGTCGGTCCGCAGGGTCCCCAGGGCCCGGAGGGGCCGCAGGGTCCGAAGGGCGAGAAGGGTGACCCCGGCCCGCAGGGCCCGCAGGGTCCCAAGGGCGACCCGGGCCCGCAGGGCCCGAAGGGTGAGAAGGGCGACAAGGGCGACACCCCGGTCATCAACAGCCTCGAGATCGACCTCGGCAAGATGCTCGGCCGGTACAGCTGCGCCAACATCTCCAGCAACCCGGCGGTGCTGAAGTTCGGCAACTGCAAGAAGGTCTGA
- a CDS encoding GatB/YqeY domain-containing protein, which translates to MSSLKDKLKADLSAAMKNRDEVRTRTIRLALAAISTEEVAGKAARELSDEEIVKVLTKEAKKRREAAEAFANAGRQDRAEAELAEKAVLEEYLPAQLTDEELNRLVEEAIAETGAEGPRAMGQVMKVLNPKVAGRAEGSRVAAAVRARLSG; encoded by the coding sequence ATGAGTTCGCTGAAGGACAAGCTGAAGGCCGATCTTTCGGCCGCCATGAAGAACCGCGACGAGGTACGGACGCGGACCATACGGTTGGCGCTCGCCGCGATCAGCACCGAGGAGGTGGCCGGCAAGGCCGCCCGGGAGCTCTCCGACGAGGAGATCGTCAAGGTGCTGACCAAGGAGGCGAAGAAGCGCCGGGAGGCGGCGGAGGCCTTCGCGAACGCCGGGCGTCAGGACCGGGCGGAGGCGGAGCTGGCGGAGAAGGCGGTGCTCGAGGAGTACCTGCCCGCCCAGCTCACCGACGAGGAGCTGAACCGGCTCGTGGAGGAGGCGATCGCGGAGACCGGCGCCGAGGGCCCGCGCGCGATGGGCCAGGTGATGAAGGTCCTCAACCCGAAGGTGGCCGGGCGCGCCGAGGGCAGCCGGGTCGCCGCCGCGGTGCGCGCACGCCTCTCCGGCTGA
- a CDS encoding uroporphyrinogen-III synthase, with product MRSAAPSEALVGFTVGVTATRRGEELGTLLAGRGARVIHAPAIRYVSVAEEGGLLEATRACLAAPVDDVVVTTGGGFRSWLTAAEGWGLADDLLDRFAAARLLVRGTQARGAVHAAGLYPDGALEPSTTREILDHLLREGVRGRRIVVQPYGEPLPGFTAALRDAGAEVIEAPVYRWRPAADLAPLRRLIRLATARMVDAIVFTTAHAVRTVLDVARRDGVEDALLEAFRDSVTAACVGPTAAAPLEARGVLALRPESPRLGWLVRDLAAYLPRYAVTRVVAAGHHLEIRGHAVLVDGTPRQIPPAPMALLKRLAVSPGAVVTRPELLARLPTRASGSAEHAVEMAITRLRQALGSAQIIETIVKRGYRLATPAAMASAGHRPGSRRAAS from the coding sequence GTGCGATCTGCGGCGCCGTCGGAAGCGCTGGTCGGGTTCACCGTCGGGGTGACCGCGACGCGGCGTGGCGAGGAGCTGGGCACGCTGCTCGCCGGGCGGGGAGCGCGGGTCATTCACGCGCCGGCGATCCGGTACGTGTCGGTCGCCGAGGAGGGCGGGCTGCTCGAGGCGACCCGGGCGTGCCTGGCCGCTCCCGTCGACGACGTGGTGGTCACCACCGGCGGCGGGTTCCGGAGCTGGCTGACGGCCGCCGAGGGCTGGGGGCTGGCGGACGACCTCCTCGACCGGTTCGCGGCCGCCAGGCTGCTCGTGCGCGGCACCCAGGCGCGGGGCGCGGTCCACGCCGCCGGGCTGTACCCGGACGGCGCGCTGGAGCCGTCCACCACCCGGGAGATCCTCGACCACCTGCTGCGCGAGGGCGTGCGCGGGCGGCGCATCGTCGTCCAGCCGTACGGCGAGCCGCTCCCTGGCTTCACGGCGGCGCTGCGGGACGCCGGGGCGGAGGTCATCGAGGCGCCGGTGTACCGCTGGCGGCCCGCCGCCGATCTGGCGCCGCTGCGGCGGCTGATCCGGCTGGCCACCGCCCGGATGGTGGACGCGATCGTCTTCACCACCGCGCACGCCGTACGGACCGTGCTCGACGTCGCCCGCCGGGACGGGGTGGAGGACGCGCTGCTGGAGGCGTTCCGCGACTCGGTGACCGCCGCGTGCGTGGGCCCGACCGCCGCGGCCCCGCTGGAGGCGCGGGGCGTGCTCGCGCTGCGGCCCGAGTCGCCCCGGCTGGGCTGGCTCGTCCGCGACCTCGCCGCGTACCTGCCGAGGTACGCGGTCACCCGGGTGGTCGCCGCGGGCCACCACCTCGAGATCCGGGGGCACGCGGTCCTCGTGGACGGCACGCCGCGGCAGATCCCGCCCGCGCCGATGGCCCTGCTGAAGCGGCTCGCGGTCTCGCCCGGCGCCGTGGTCACCCGTCCCGAGCTGCTCGCCCGGCTGCCCACCCGGGCGTCGGGGTCGGCCGAGCACGCGGTCGAGATGGCGATCACCCGGCTCCGGCAGGCCCTCGGCTCGGCCCAGATCATCGAGACGATCGTCAAGCGGGGATACCGGCTCGCCACCCCGGCCGCCATGGCGTCCGCAGGTCACCGGCCAGGAAGCCGCCGAGCCGCCTCATAA
- a CDS encoding antibiotic biosynthesis monooxygenase family protein encodes MVIEHAELSIIPGREAEFEAAFEQGHKAIAQSPGYLWARLIRQIENPSSYLLLVGWESLEAHMETFRGSDLFHRWRAAVSPYFAAPPNVTHYNGELTPGEGM; translated from the coding sequence ATGGTCATCGAGCATGCCGAGCTTTCGATCATCCCCGGGCGGGAGGCCGAGTTCGAGGCCGCGTTCGAGCAGGGGCACAAGGCGATCGCCCAGTCGCCCGGGTACCTGTGGGCTCGGCTGATCCGGCAGATCGAGAACCCGAGCAGCTACCTGCTGCTGGTCGGCTGGGAGTCGCTCGAGGCGCACATGGAGACCTTCCGCGGCTCCGACCTCTTCCACCGGTGGCGTGCCGCCGTCAGCCCGTACTTCGCCGCGCCGCCGAACGTGACCCACTACAACGGCGAGCTGACGCCCGGTGAGGGCATGTAG
- a CDS encoding CU044_2847 family protein, with product MATTVSYQLDPETTVQFEVESVPGYRPAGAGEIVGQVRTAVEPAIRAAQMVLERAKLARPKTVEVTFGIKVSGTANWFVAKAATEGNFQVSLTWEQSYTDQKAEQVAG from the coding sequence GTGGCGACGACGGTGAGCTACCAGCTTGATCCTGAGACGACTGTGCAGTTCGAGGTCGAATCGGTGCCTGGCTATCGTCCCGCAGGAGCCGGTGAGATTGTCGGGCAGGTCCGGACAGCAGTGGAACCTGCAATACGAGCTGCTCAGATGGTGCTAGAGAGGGCCAAGCTGGCGCGACCGAAGACTGTAGAAGTCACGTTTGGTATCAAAGTCAGCGGAACGGCGAACTGGTTCGTGGCCAAAGCGGCGACCGAGGGTAACTTCCAAGTCTCTTTGACATGGGAGCAGAGCTATACGGACCAGAAGGCGGAGCAGGTCGCTGGCTGA